CGGTCGAGATCAGTCTGAGTCCGGTCAACACGAGCGACGGCACCTTCGTCTCCGCGTCGATTCGCGACTCGAGCGAACGCAAGGCGTTCGAACGCCGGCTGCAAGAACTCAACACCGAACTCGAAACGGCCGGCCGCGCCAAGGACCAATTTCTCGCTTCGATGAGTCATGAGTTGCGGACGCCGCTGAACGCGATCATCGGTTTCACCGGAACGCTCCTCATGCAGCTCCCGGGACCGCTGAATCCGGAACAGGAGCGCCAGCTCGAAATCGTGCAATCGAGCGCGCAGCATCTGCTCTCGCTGATCAACGACATCCTCGACTTGGCGCGGATCGAATCGGGAAAGATCGAACTGCATTTCGAGCCGATCGTGGTGAGGGAGGTCGTCGACGATGTAGCGTCCACGCTCGCCGCGCTCGCGCTCGAGAAGGAATTGGAATTTACGACGCAGATTGCCGACGCGGGCGAGCCGATCGTGACCGACCGGCGCGCACTCCGGCAAATTCTGCTGAACTTGGCGAACAATGCGCTCAAGTACACCGAAGCCGGCGGGGTGCGTATCGACGTGTG
The DNA window shown above is from Candidatus Baltobacteraceae bacterium and carries:
- a CDS encoding ATP-binding protein, yielding MSDTPAFSLEDLAGSRFPLLEYAPDATLIVDADGRIRLLNAQAERLFGYYREELIGQPIEMLIPARYRTRHVGERKGYYHDPHVRPMGVGLELNGLRKNGSEFPVEISLSPVNTSDGTFVSASIRDSSERKAFERRLQELNTELETAGRAKDQFLASMSHELRTPLNAIIGFTGTLLMQLPGPLNPEQERQLEIVQSSAQHLLSLINDILDLARIESGKIELHFEPIVVREVVDDVASTLAALALEKELEFTTQIADAGEPIVTDRRALRQILLNLANNALKYTEAGGVRIDVWSSNANGRSAIAFSVSDTGIGIKPEDRERLFQAFKQLDPSNTRRHQGTGLGLYLCRNLSSMLGGELTVTSEYGKGSTFTFTLPR